GGTCTGGGTGGACAGATCGATGAGGATGACAAGCAGGCCATCCTCGACGCTGTCAAGGAGGTCAACGACTGGCTCGAGGACAACGCCGCCACCGCTACCATGGAGGACTTTGATGAGCAGAGGGAGCAGCTTTCCGGTGTGGCTTACCCCATCACTAGCAAGCTGTACGGCTCTGCCTCTCCTTccgatgaggatgacgagCCCCTTGACCACGACGAACTGTAATAAATATCTTTGAGGCATAATTCATGGAgttccaatttttttttctattgcTTGAGTCCCTTTTTGTGTTCGAATTCACACGGGGCACTCTTTGTGTTCCCCTCCAAATTTTAGGCCTGGTTGATTGCCGGCGAAGAACACAAATACAATGATACCTCGCTTTCTTCTATTATAGATAGTGCCGCACCAAATCTAcaagtcttttttttaatcgaACTCCATCTCCACCGTGTTTCAGCGTACCCCTGGTACTTGCTAGTTGCCCATGTAGGACTTGTACCCGAGGCGTGGGATTTCTATGCGGAAGGTAcattttgcttttgctttcttCTGCATTAACCATGTACGATCTGTTATCTCATTTAAATGCTCTTATGGTGACGACTTAAATGCGACATCTATTGTGCTTGCTGAGCCACAAACGCCCGAATAGTCTCGGCAACGACCTGGtgatcatcctcctgcttCAACCCActaacaacaacaacaccaaTAACACCATCCACGCCACGCACGCGAATCGGGTAGGCACCACCATGGATAGCATACTCATCCGCAACAGCACCGCCATTGGCACTCGGAACAGAGTACTTTTTAACAAAAGCAGCCTCGACCTGGTCCGCATCGGCATCAGCCGCGAGCCCACTAATGGTCTTCTGTCTCATAGCCCAGCTCGAGATACCAAAGCGGAGCACGGTGTTTCGCTTCCGTCGCACCCAGTTCTCGTTGTCGGGGATCGTGCCGCTCTCCGTCACAGACTGGAACACCACGTGGAGCGGGGCTCCCCCGCTGAGAGCAATGGAGATCAGGGCCGGTTGGCGTTGTCCGCTGGGGAGGCGGAGGATTCGGTCTCGAAGTGCATTTCCTAGCTGCCAAGCGGTGTCTGCTGTGAACGTGGGGAAGATTTGTTCCGCGCTTATTTCTTGTGCGATGAGGAATTCCGGCTGTTTCTTGATTAGCTTACGGGCTTCGGCTTGTTGGGAGAGCATGGAGGACTTGCGTCTGTGCTGGGTGCGGAAAGAGCCATGATTGAGGGATTGAGGTTTACTTGGGTATGTAGGGGTGTATGTCAAGAGTGAAGAAAAGTTGGGGGCAACTTTGGGGGGTCATATGGTATTTCTATGGACGTGGGGGTTCATGGTAGCCGTGGAGGGGTCGACCTTCTTATCGGCGCATCGATGATGTCGCCGACATTTCGACATTTTTACATTTCGACATTTCTCAGATTCATTGCTACGTTGGATTACAAGTTTGTATGTCTAGGTAGTCGATCCTATAACATCTCTGGATTTAGTCATGGCATCTATGAAACTGAACCTGCATGTTAATGTCCCGGGAAACCGAAATCGGCAAATCTACCGGGACTGCCCCTCCTTAGTGAACTCCGACGTCTCCGCATTCCGATGTACATTCCGATGACTATTCCGATGAACATCTTTCTTCAACCTATTACTTTGAATCATTTACGCTCCAATGCCACCCAATCAAACCTGCGACACCTACATCTCCCGTAAAGTGAAAATTCAGGGGTTCTTGGACCTGCGATACCTGTCGCGGTGCAGTAAAGCGGATGCACCGTCCGTACCCGAAGCCTGCGGGTAGGAGGGGCCCGAAATCTCGGCGAGCAACAGGCCACCGAGAGGCCCGGACATTCAATCTACCGGGAATTCGCAACCTGACTAATCTACATAAACATACCAAATCCCTAGCGATGAGAACGTTTCTTCATCCACATGCTAGATAGTACTGATTCATGATGTAGTATGCTCATGAGGTAAGGAGGACGTCGGTAGCCTTATGCAGCTGACTTTTGATTATCAGCGAGACAGACTCAGAGAAATAGAGTACGCCAAACCTGAGTGCTGTTCATCATCAAAATTCAGACTAGGAAAGTGAACTTTGTAGATGTGACACTGCGGGAAGACATGCAAATTCTCCAAGTCAATTCTCCGGGGCGTTGTGCATTGCAGATCTCCTTACCTATGGCAGCACACAGATAGAAAAGAAGAGGGCTTTTTGTGTGTTTAATCAACTACCAAACTTAGGAGACGCTTGTCCACTCAACGATTCTGAAATTTTTGTGAAATGTGACGCTTCAAACCGCTATTCTCAAGTAAATCGGGGTGTGTCAAACCCACAGTAATTCCAGACACGCAACGTCACCGAAAACGATGAGATCAAGAAACCAGACCTAAAGCCCCGAACAACATTTCCAACGCACAGTGTGAAGCCGAAAGCCCAGACTAAAAGGAAACAATCGCCATCTGGGTCATTACGTGCCCTTCGTGACTGGGCATCGGTGGTTTTGTGAAAGAATTAGACGTCGTCCATGTGCACCGCATGGGCGTAATATCCCTTTGTAGGGGTAGTCGGGGTAGTCAGGGTAGTCGGAGTAGTAGGTGAGTCAGCAGTCTCGATATCCCTGCGTATCCTGTCTGCACGAGGGCTGGAGTTTGGGGTGGTGAGCGGGGTGGCGAGCAACTCGTCGTTCTTCTTGCGCATCCAGTGCGCGCGCAAGTGATCCAGGGCTGTCTTGAAGTCGTCGAGAATGACCGTGTCGCAGAGACacttgaagatgaaggatAGCTGGATTGTGGTTAGTGTGGAAAGATGGGAACCCCTTGGACGGAATAGGACAGGGACTTACTTTCCAGAACGGCTCGACGCCCGTTGGGAGCATGCTGGAAAAGGCGTTCAGAACGCTACAGGTATCGACAATTATGAAGATGATTGACAAACACATTGCCACCAACATGATTCCGAAGCGTGGGCTGACAACCACCAGTTCCCATAATCCAAAGTTGTATTCGCGCTTGATCGTCCAGAATAGGCTGGCCGTTGTGTAAACCCACCACGGGTCACTGTCATCAGATGATGTTAGAGTGGAAACAGTTCACATTGGAAGGAGTAGCCCTCAAGATCTGGGCAGAAAGGGAATGACGAACCGAAATAATGGTTCCAATGGCCGAGTCTTCAAGAAAATCTTGTTGATGTTGTTGAAGTATGTGAAGTTCGCATAGATCTCGAGGCCCCAGTAGGGCCAGCAGAGGATAACAGTGGTAATGTACATGATCGAGACCTTTCGGGATAGGAATGGGCGATTCTTCATCCAGGCGATGACGTTGTGCAGGGCCCAGGAGATGTTGAGACCGATCGCAGTCACGGATAGATACC
The nucleotide sequence above comes from Penicillium digitatum chromosome 1, complete sequence. Encoded proteins:
- a CDS encoding glucoamylase precursor, putative gives rise to the protein MATDHISKPTEADALILEAWGQGLMVGSLLIMAAITLANMKSHILLHKLIFAELILAMAHGTFIFPHEPVYGWYLSVTAIGLNISWALHNVIAWMKNRPFLSRKVSIMYITTVILCWPYWGLEIYANFTYFNNINKIFLKTRPLEPLFRDPWWVYTTASLFWTIKREYNFGLWELVVVSPRFGIMLVAMCLSIIFIIVDTCSVLNAFSSMLPTGVEPFWKLSFIFKCLCDTVILDDFKTALDHLRAHWMRKKNDELLATPLTTPNSSPRADRIRRDIETADSPTTPTTLTTPTTPTKGYYAHAVHMDDV
- a CDS encoding DUF967 domain protein, giving the protein MALSAPSTDPEFLIAQEISAEQIFPTFTADTAWQLGNALRDRILRLPSGQRQPALISIALSGGAPLHVVFQSVTESGTIPDNENWVRRKRNTVLRFGISSWAMRQKTISGLAADADADQVEAAFVKKYSVPSANGGAVADEYAIHGGAYPIRVRGVDGVIGVVVVSGLKQEDDHQVVAETIRAFVAQQAQ